The Thermodesulfobacteriota bacterium genomic sequence TATTGGGTGTCTTGTATCATATTTATGCTGTGGTCGATCAGCCGCTCCTTTTTAAATCCGATTTGGAACAGTGTGCTGATTTTTGTATGAGGTTCTGGGCGGACTTTCACAAATACCAAAACAAATTGGACCATCTTTTTTTGTATGACTACAGCGGAAAAAAGAAGTTCTACAAAAGAAGTAATAAAACATATAAAAGTTTTTTAAGATGGCATATGGCCTATTCTAACTCATATTCAATCAAAAACGGGGCCAACAAAGTAGAAGACAGAGGTTTAAAGCCTGGAGATATGTTTGTGCAAAACAAAGATGGCGGAATCGGACATGTGTCTTTGGTAGTAGATTGTGCAAAAAACAATAATGGAAAGCAAATTTACCTGATCGGCTATGGATTTATTCCGGCACAGGAATTCCATCTAGAGAAAGCCCAAACAGGATACGGCATCGGCGGCTGGTTTACTAAAAAAGGATATGAAAAATATCTATCAGAGTTTCCCTTCAAGTCCTATGGCAGGCCGGCAATGAGAAGTTTTGAATAAAATGACTAAGGGTTGTGGGATCGCGCTGATCTATCTTTTTTTTATTTACTTCTGCCTTTGTGCCTTCTGCCTTTTATTTAAACACTTCCTTTCCTTTAAAATCGCGATACGGATCGAAACTTTTTAAGATTTCAAGGTCATCTGGATGATAGTTTTCCGTGATCAGCCGGTAAATGAGTTCGGCCATACCGGGTCCAAGCATAAAACCCTGACCGCACATTCCAACCGCCTGGTAGAAATTATCCAACTCCTTCATCTTCCCGACTATGGGAAACCCATCGGGTGAGTTGGGATATTGCCCGCGCCAGGTGCGTCGAACTTTAAGATTTGCCAGCATGGGCATAATCTTTATCATTCTTTTGGCAATCATCGGTAAAAATTCAGAGGTGGCACGGCTGTCTGTTCCCAGAATGGGTGGGTCGGGAGTCAAACAAAAAATGACCTGGCCTTCGGTGCTCTGGTAAAAATAAAAATTCTTGGATCCGGGTTCCGCCCGCATATCAACGACCATCGGCCCCATAAATGGCTTCACCGGTTCGGTGATTCCCGCCTCATGGCAATCAGGGTCTACCGGAACTTCTATTCCTATCATGTGAGAAATATCCCTCGCGAAAACCCCGGCGGCATTTAAAACATGCGCAGAATGATATTCTCCTTTGTTGGTCCTGACTGAAACAATCCTGTTTTTCTTTATTTTAAATCCGGACACTGTTTCATGGAAAATAAATTCGGCCCCATACTCTACCGCCTTAAAATGACAGGAGTTGATGAACAACAAGGGGGATGCGGAGCCGTCTTCCGGGGAATAGGTACTTCCCCGCAACCGTTTCATATTGATTCCGGAATTTAATTCCCTGTACTCCTCGGGTAATAGCCAGTTGATATTCAGGCCATAACCTTGCTGAACTTTCAATAAATCTTTTAAAATGGTTTCGTCTGCTCCGGTATAGGCGGGAAATGAATAGCCGTTGCTCTTCCACTGAATATCATCACCATACCTTTCTTCCCAGGTAGAAAATATAGCTATACTTCTCTGGCTGACCACTATTTTACCCTTATCAGAGTGGGTCGCCCGAATACCGCCGATTGCCTTTTTATCCTGCCCCTGTCCGGGGGATGCCAAAGAGTCAATCACCAGCACCGATTGTCCGTTTTTGGCAAACTCAAAAGCTACCGGCACACCAATGGAACCACTTCCAATTACTATTAGGTCGTATGATTTTTTCATTTTGTTTTCATTCTGAAATATTGGAAAAAACGCCAAGTGGAGTCTCAACAAAAACAGGTCTGATGGTGTTTAGAGTGACCTCTTCAACAGAAACTCCCTCTTCCCTGAACATTTGTAACATTAAATTTTCACAGGTTTTGTATCCGCATGCCCCCATCCCCGCCCGGGTAATCGCCTTTATTTGATTCATATCTCTGATACCTGATCGGATTAACTGGCGGATTTCTCCGGCAGTGACTCTTTCGCACCGACAAATAATGGCCTCGTCGGAAATTTTGTCAATTATGACTTCGTCCTTCGGTATTGTGATTTCGCTTTTTTGAATGCGAAATCCGGCAACCTGTTTGGCAATTTTTTTAGCAACCTGAATCTTGATCACCTGGGTTTTTCTCGAAGTCTTTTTAATGGCCGTACTAATAATAACCGCTTCTCCAAGCGGTTTTCCCTCATAATCAGTCAATCGAATCCGGTCCCCCTTTTTATATTCATAGTTATACACTTCATAGGGTAAAGAAACGATTGGATTTTCCGGGTCTTCACGGTAATCTACCAGAGTGATCGCCAGACCGGGACAAATGAACAGGCATTTTTGGCAACCAATGCATTCATTTTCATTAATCTGAGGGGTTTCCAGCAAAGAATCACCGGGGATATAAATTACATCTTGTTTGCATACAGACACGCACGGATTACACGGAATGGGTTGGTGGCAATGGATGACAGGGGTAATGCCGGTTTCAGGGTAAGCATCATACCGGGGGATTGTAGTGGACCCGGGATGTTTTTTCAGGATATTTGCCTTGTTGTACCAAGCCTCCGGAACAGGTCGACTTTCTTTACCAAGTGCCACAGCAATTTTCCGACCGGCTATTTTCCCGCTAAACATGGCAGAAGATGCCTCGGCAATTTCCTTTGCATCGCCAGCCTCAAAAACGTTTAGTCCCGCTTGCTCTGCCTGCTTGAAAAATTCATTGACCGGGCTGAGTCCGACGGCAATTAAAATCGTATCACATTCATAGGTCTTTTCCGTGCCGCGAATCGGTTTAAAATGATCGTCTAGTTGACACACGGTCACGGATTCCACATTTTCATTTCCATTGGCGGATAAAATGGTATGCCTGGTATATATCGGTACACCCAATCTCCTGATCTTATTGGCGTGTACCTGGTAACCGCCGACTTCGGGAAGCGCTTCAATTAACCCCACCACATGAATGCCTGCCTGTAAAGCGTGATAGGCAGCTATCAGTCCGACATTACCCCCTCCCACCACAAACAACCTTTTGGCAGTCTTTATAAGATCCCGGTTAACCAAAGTTTGAAAGGCTCCGGCTCCATATACATCCGGCAAGGTATTTCCGGGAAATACCAGAGATTTTTCCCTTGCACCCGCTGCGTTGAGAACCACTTTGGGTCTCACAATGGAATATTTTTTGCCATCAGTCACAATTCCCACTTTTTTGTCACTGAAAACATACATGGCCGTGCTGTTTAACCACACCTTGATACATTTATGGTTTAGCAGCTCTTCTTTTAGAATGGTCGCAATATCTATCCCCCTGGTCCCTGCATAACAATCATTTATTGAACCAAAGAATTTGTGAGTCTGAAGAACTAACTTTCCGCCCAATCGATCTTTGTCATCAACAATAAGGGTTTCAATCCCTCTTTCCCCCAGTTGAAGTGCAGCAGAAAGACCGGCTGGTCCGCCGCCCACTATTAACACATCCGTCTCAACTTCTTCGATAGCGGAAAATTGAAAATCATCAACCGGTACTGGAAGTTCCGGCAGCCCTTCAATGCTTTCCACAATCATACCTTGTTTAACCTTGGTCATACAGGATTTTACCGAAACACCATTGGCAATCACTGCACATTGAGCGCATTGCCCGTTGGCGCAAAACATTCCCTGGGCGGAGTTATCCTTGGCATGATGGCCAAAAACATGAATTCCGTTGGCAAACAGGGCAGATGAAATCACCTCTCCTTCATTGGCTTCGAGTTTCTGCCCGTTCCAGTAAAAAGTTATTTTTTTTGTCTCAGGAATGCTGAGAACAGGGTGTTTTTCAATTCTCCATTCTGACATGGAATGTTACTCCTTATGGCGTTTGGATAATCTTTGTAATCGTCACAAAATATTGAATATCGAATGTCGAACAAGGAACCGCAGAGCCGTTACGAACATCGAACGTCCAACATCGAATTTTGAACAAGGTATTCTGCCAATTTTTAAATTGGCGAAGCGGTTTCATCATTCGATGTTCAAAAAAACTCTTTACTCTGCTGTTCAATATTTTTTTATCATACACATTCTATTTCTTGATGAACTCGTAAAAAATCCGATTTTGACGGTTTCGTAAAAAGTTCAAATTCAAGGCGTGCAAATTTTGTAATCATGAAGCGTACTAATCGTACGTTGAATGATTACGAAATGCAGCACAACGCTGAAGTTGGGCTTTTTACGAAACCGTCAAAATCTTGATGCCCGGTACGGATAAGGATCCACATGCGGAGAATCACCACTCAAAATTTCGCAAACCAGCTTTCCCGTTCTCGGTGCCATGGTAAGCCCCATCATATTGTGTCCGGCGGCAATCATGACATTTTCCATGAGCGGCGATCGATCGATAATCGGCAACCCGTCACAGGTCATGGGCCGCCACCCATACCATTCGTCCTGTATGCCGCTAAATTTCACCTCAGGCAAATACCGCTCTGCAGCATCAACCAGTGCATCGAGTCTCACCTGATTCAAGCTTGCATCGTATCCGGCAAACTCCATGGTACCGCCCAGTCTGATATGGTTTTGCCAAGGAGTGAGTACCACTCCGGTTTCCTGGAAAAAGCATGGAATCGTTGGACTGTTGGTGGGCCTTCGCATGTTTACCGAATATCCTTTTCCGGGTTGAATGGGTAATTTGCAGC encodes the following:
- a CDS encoding DUF4846 domain-containing protein, with product MRESNHIAICRIVLVLFFLFAFVEIGFTYDTIKNIPVPNGYERIKYDKKSFSHYLQSLPIKKNNKIYKWNGKKVLGVLYHIYAVVDQPLLFKSDLEQCADFCMRFWADFHKYQNKLDHLFLYDYSGKKKFYKRSNKTYKSFLRWHMAYSNSYSIKNGANKVEDRGLKPGDMFVQNKDGGIGHVSLVVDCAKNNNGKQIYLIGYGFIPAQEFHLEKAQTGYGIGGWFTKKGYEKYLSEFPFKSYGRPAMRSFE
- a CDS encoding FAD-binding oxidoreductase encodes the protein MKKSYDLIVIGSGSIGVPVAFEFAKNGQSVLVIDSLASPGQGQDKKAIGGIRATHSDKGKIVVSQRSIAIFSTWEERYGDDIQWKSNGYSFPAYTGADETILKDLLKVQQGYGLNINWLLPEEYRELNSGINMKRLRGSTYSPEDGSASPLLFINSCHFKAVEYGAEFIFHETVSGFKIKKNRIVSVRTNKGEYHSAHVLNAAGVFARDISHMIGIEVPVDPDCHEAGITEPVKPFMGPMVVDMRAEPGSKNFYFYQSTEGQVIFCLTPDPPILGTDSRATSEFLPMIAKRMIKIMPMLANLKVRRTWRGQYPNSPDGFPIVGKMKELDNFYQAVGMCGQGFMLGPGMAELIYRLITENYHPDDLEILKSFDPYRDFKGKEVFK
- a CDS encoding FAD-dependent oxidoreductase, producing MSEWRIEKHPVLSIPETKKITFYWNGQKLEANEGEVISSALFANGIHVFGHHAKDNSAQGMFCANGQCAQCAVIANGVSVKSCMTKVKQGMIVESIEGLPELPVPVDDFQFSAIEEVETDVLIVGGGPAGLSAALQLGERGIETLIVDDKDRLGGKLVLQTHKFFGSINDCYAGTRGIDIATILKEELLNHKCIKVWLNSTAMYVFSDKKVGIVTDGKKYSIVRPKVVLNAAGAREKSLVFPGNTLPDVYGAGAFQTLVNRDLIKTAKRLFVVGGGNVGLIAAYHALQAGIHVVGLIEALPEVGGYQVHANKIRRLGVPIYTRHTILSANGNENVESVTVCQLDDHFKPIRGTEKTYECDTILIAVGLSPVNEFFKQAEQAGLNVFEAGDAKEIAEASSAMFSGKIAGRKIAVALGKESRPVPEAWYNKANILKKHPGSTTIPRYDAYPETGITPVIHCHQPIPCNPCVSVCKQDVIYIPGDSLLETPQINENECIGCQKCLFICPGLAITLVDYREDPENPIVSLPYEVYNYEYKKGDRIRLTDYEGKPLGEAVIISTAIKKTSRKTQVIKIQVAKKIAKQVAGFRIQKSEITIPKDEVIIDKISDEAIICRCERVTAGEIRQLIRSGIRDMNQIKAITRAGMGACGYKTCENLMLQMFREEGVSVEEVTLNTIRPVFVETPLGVFSNISE